The window GTATGGGAGAGAAAAAATGTCCCCATTGTGGACAATGGTCTGTTTGGACTACTGATATCAATGACATCTGCGAACACTGTGGCAAACCGCTTGGCGGTAGAGATTTGGAATACAAAGAGCAAAGGGATAGAGATACTCAAGCCAATGAAGAGCAGTGGATTTTTTACATCAAAGAAACCGATAGCGAGTTTGTGAAAGGCATGAAAAAAGTCGGAAACTTCTTTTATACCATCTATTTGGCGATCATCACCTTTTTGGCATGGGTTATCGCTGCACTTCCTGGTTAATGACTGTATTTAGAAACATTTACTTTTTGATGGCTTGTTTGCTTTTTTGGATCAATCAAGCTATCGAAAGATTGTTTGGGATATTTGTCCCATTTATCCATGCCTATTTTGGATGATTTTTTGGCTATGCCTGTCGTCTTGGGGATCACGCTTCAAATATTGAAGTGGATTCACCCATTGAAAAATTGTTTTTATTTCTCCAAATTCCAGCTGCTCGTTGGCTGGCTATATTTTTCCTTTCTTTTTGAAGTTCTATTGTCTGCCTGGTCTGATATTTACACAGCTGATATTTGGGATGTGGTTTGTTATGGAATTGGAACAATCATTTTTGATAGATTGATTAACAGGAAATCTTAACTTTGTCCACCTTATTTCTTCAATATGACGCTAAGAACACTTTTCACTACTTATTCCGAAAAACTCCAGCCCATCTATGGAAAGCAAGAGGCTGAAAGTTTAATATTCTGGCTATTTGAAGCTTTTCTGAAAAAAGGGAAAATGGAAATTTTAAAAGATGAAAATTTAGCAAAAATCCCTAAAAATCTGGAGGCAGCATTTTCTCAACTTTTAGAAAAAGTACCTATTCAATATATCCTTGGAAAAGCTCCATTTTATGGTCGTGAATTCATTGTGAATTCGGCTGTATTGATTCCAAGAAATGAAACAGAGGAGCTGGTTCATTTGATTATCAAAGAAAATAAAAAACTGAATCTCCGAATTTTGGATATTGGAACAGGTTCAGGCTGTATCCCAATTAGCTTAGCTTTAGAAATTCCTTCTTCGAAGATTTTTGCCTTAGACATCAGTGAAGATGCACTAAGAGTCGCAATCGAAAATGCTGAAAAAAACGAAGCAAGAGTTGAGTTTTTCCAAACTGATATTTTAAAAGAAGAAATTCCAATTAGAAATCTAGATATTATAGTTAGCAATCCTCCTTATGTCTGCGAGTCAGAAAAATCTCTCATGCATGAAAATGTCCTCAATTTCGAACCTCATTTGGCACTGTTTGTAAAAGACAATGACCCATTGATTTTTTATAAAATAATCGCACAAAAAGCTAAATCTAGTCTTATCTTAGGTGGTAAATTATATTTTGAGATCAATGAAGCACTTGGACAAGAAATATATGATCTTTTGAAAGAGCTGGGCTACACAGAAATTGCGATCTTAAAGGACTTAAATAATAAAGACAGAATTGTAAAAGCGACATTTTAAAGTATTAATTTTCAAAAAATTAGAATTCTTCATCTTTGCTTCATTCTTTTGTTTCTATTTTGTAAGTAAATTAAACTGAAATGAAAAGTTTAACATTCTTACTTCTATTTTTCTTGATAGCAGGAGTTACTTTCTCCCAATCAACAGAAAAAGAGAAAACAAAACCAACTAAAACGGAATTACCTGAAAAGGCCGAAAAAGGCGTAGAAATCAGTCAAAAGGCAACTTCAACTGAAGGTGGGAAAGAAAAAGGAATAAGTATCTCAAGTGCAGCACGAAAAAGTACTTTAATAAGAGAAAAAGCAGAAAAAAAAGGAAACTCCTCTGAACCAGCAAATGAAAAAGCAAAACTAGGAGCAGGAAATGCTGAAAGAGGAAAAGAAATATCAAACCAAGCTAAATCAAGAACAAATAATAAACTAAATATACCGGGTCAAATAACAAGGCCAAACATTACAGTTCCTCGAGCAAGACCAACTCCACCTGTAGTAAGGCCATCTAGGCCAGATAAACCTGGAAAGCCAGTGACGCCTCCAGGAGGAATCTAAACTTCATGATTCATTTGAACCCAAATTTACCTTGATGGCTGGCACCTCACAATTTTATCATTCTGGCTATGATTTAAGTGGACAAGAGAATTTAAGTTTAGAGAAACTTCAGCTTTTAAGCTGGGAAGCTGTTTTGCCAATTACATTTGGAATCGGATATTGGGATTTAGAGTTTCATACAAGATACATCCACCCTTTAAACCTTCCAGCGTTCGATAATTCTACACGTAGGTTTGTTTTTTCTTTGCAGACCTCCTATGCGATTCCTATCAAAAAGAAATAGAGGTTATGAGAGTATTATTAGTTGAAGATGAACAACAATTAGGAATTGAAATGATAGACTTCTTGGAAAAAGAAGGATATATATGCAATTGGTCAAAAAATTTGAAAGATGCCTCTGAAAAATTAGCTATTAATCCCTATGATTTTGTCTTGCTCGATTTAGGACTTCCTGATGGAAATGGATTGAATTTGATCAAAGAAATCAATCAATATCAAAAAGATGTTTCTATCATTATTTTGACAGCAAGATCTGAAATAAATGATAAAGTTGAAGGACTAGAACAAGGTGCTGATGATTATTTGTCTAAACCATTCTCCTTATTAGAACTCAAAGCTAGAATGCAAGCAATCGCTAGGAGAAAAGGAGGATGGCACAGCAACATTCTAGAAATCGGAGACTTCCAAATGGATCTCAACAGCAAGGTCGTAATGCATGAAAAAGAGGAAATTCCTCTAACAAACAAAGAATTTAGACTTCTTCATTTTCTTTTAATTAATAAAAACAGAGTACTCAATAGATTCCAACTTGCAGAACATTTGTGGGGAGATCATTTGGATGATGATCATCAATCGAATTATATTGATGTACATATTAAAAATATTAGAAAAAAAATGGGCGTATTTGCCGATATGGATTGGCTAGAGACCGTAAGAGGATTGGGCTATAAAATCAGGAGATAATTTTTATGAAAATATCCCAAAAACTCCTACTCTATAATCTGCTTTCCAAAGGATTCATCCTATTGATATTCTTGACCGCTGCTCCCTTTTTACTAAAATACTTCGCAATATTAGACACAGACAATCAGCTTCTTGACAAAAAAGACGAGGTTTTAGAAATAATTTCTGAAAAAGGTATAGATACATTTATTGAAGAAGAAAATCCAAGTATTGGCTTTGGTTCATATAATATCTTAAAAGAAGAATATATTTTACTTGAACAATGGCAGTACGACACCAAAGTAGACACTATTTTCGTTGAGGATAGAATTCTGGAAAGAGAAAAAGTAACCTATCGGGTCTATTCACATACTTTTACCTCTGATGACAATACATATATCATAGAAATAGGCAGAAGCATTGAAACTATCAATGATATTGAGTCTATCCTTTTCAATATTTTAATCAGTACGTTGATCGTTTTTCTAGTTTTAACTTCTTTTTTAGACTCGCTTTATACTGAAAGAATCCTCCTTCCATTCAAAAGAATCATCACAAAGAAACTTTCGCAGATCCATGAACCACAGCAATTTCCCTATTTGCCAGAGAAAACTTCGACAGATGAATTCAAATTGCTAGATGAATCGATTACGGATATGATGAAAAGAATTCAAAAATCTTTCAATCAAGAAAGAGAATTTATTTCACATGCCTCCCATGAATTAAAAACTCCTATATCTATCCTTCAGACAAAAGTAGAGACACTTTTTTCAAGTGAAGGCGTAAGCGATAGACAAATGGAAAAATTAATGGACATGCAATTGACTATTCAAAAAATGAAAAAAACAGTCAATGCACTCTTGTTGATTTCGAAAGTAAACAATACCCAATTTTTAAAAAATGACTCCGTGTCTTTGAATAAAATCATTTCCGAACTCAAAGAAGAGTGGCTTGCCTTAGCAGAGGATAAGGATATAAGTTTAAGAATTAAGGAGAAAGATTCATTCATTGCTCAAAACAGTAATAAATCACTTTGCAATATGATGATCCAAAATGCGCTGATCAATGCCCTGAAATATACCCCACAAGGAGGTACTATCGTTTTAAAGGGAAAAATGAGTACCAAAGGATATGAGATTTCTGTAAATGATTCTGGGCCGGGGATCTCTGAAAACCTTTTGAATCAAGTAAAAGATGGGATTGTATTTTTAAACGAAGTGGAAAAAGATAAATCTGGATTTGGTCTCCAAATTATGTACAAAATCGCTTTATATCTGGGAGTCAATATTGATATAAAAAGCAATTCAAATGGCACAGAAGTGAGTTTTTTATTTCCAAACAGTTAGATAAATGCTGATAGGAATTGTCCCTTAAACTTCCATAACAAATTCTCCAACCCAAAAAACCTTATCCGACTTCAAAACGGTCGTCCCTTCACCCACTTCAACAAAAGTAGCATGGGAAATTCTATGAATGTGACTTTCCCCATCTTCTTGGACCTCAATAAAAGTCCCCTCAGGAGCATGAAGCTGTAAGGTCGCAGAAGAAAACCATTTTTTAAACACGCCATTTTTAATTGGAAAATACCGCATAGGAGGGTACCACACAACTAAATCCAAAAAGCTTAATTTTTCTTCTAGATCAAAAATGTGCTGATGATCAAACCCAATGATATTTACTGCCGAGTGCTTTGTCGCAATCAAGTATTGTAATCCATTTTCCAAAAACTCGTCATTATCAATCCCTAAAAATTTAACTGGATATTGCTCTTCTAATAAATGGTAATTTTCTTTTTGAAAATCCATAGTTGCTAATATACAGTCGATTTTAATCCCCCAGGAAATAACCGTATGTACTTCTTCCTGAGCCACCAACACAGTAGGTGACCATTCCAAAAGTGGCGCAATAGTTTCGTAACCGAAGCCATTGGTATCCAAAATAAGCAAGGCAGGTTCTTGTTGCTCTTTGACAAAATGATGAGAGGACATGGTATTCTATTTAGGTATTATAACTTATCTCCAAACTCTTGAAAAGAAATTTTGGGCGTTTTTAAAAGCTAACTTTTCAAGTTGCTCAGTACTCATTCTTCCTGATAAATTACCCAAAACATCCGGGTACTTCCCAGCATTTTCCACATTTGGGAAATAGAAAGGCTCTCTTCCAATATCTGCAAATCCTACCGTATAAAAATAATCAGCCCCAAAACATATATGATCTTCTGCACCTTTTTCCAAGCCATATAAAATATGGTCATATATCCTATCAGGATTATCATTGTCTAAAAAAGCCCTGAGAAAATTCACCCCAATCACACCTTTTCTATGAATAATTTCCTTAACAAATTCGTCAGTCAAATTCCGCTTATGATTCCAAATGGAACGAAAATTAGAATGGCTTGCTAAAATTGGGATATCTAAACTTTCTTGATCAATATGGTTCAATATTCCTTCAGCAAGCAAATCAGAAGTATGCGAGAGGTCAATAGGGATATTCTTGAATGCCACGTAGTCCAGCAATCTTTTGCCATCATCCTTCAGCCCAATTCCTTCAGTATAATTCCCTCCACCAAATCTATTTTCTTTGTGATGTGTCAAGCTGATGTAAGCTACTCTCCCAGTTTGGGCTATGATTTTATCTAAATTATCAAAAGCCGTCTGCAAGGGCACCCTTTCATTAGCCAAACCCGACGCGCTTTCTATAGAAGTCACGACACCAATTTTCTCTTGTTGGGCTAAATCAGCTAGGAAATCTTTGGTCGCATACTGCAAATCACTCGAAAAAGTAGCTAAGATTTCCTGAAAATGAGCTGCTTGTTTCGAAGCAAAGTCCATGCTCCCCGGCACTACATCTGTGAATATGGCCAAAATCTGCAATTTGACATTTCCCTTTTTCAAAAAAGGAACAGCACAAGCAATATCTTCAACCTTATCAGCACGAGCCCCTGGCACACTTGCTAGGTAAGAAAGTAAATCACAATGAGTATCGACAATGGGTAATTGTATCATAAGAATAGATTTGAAAATCAAAGAAACTCAAAAAATGACAGTTTTTTTATACTTTTAGCCTTCTTTTGAGTTAAGAATGTATTGAAAGCCTGAATACAACTCAGAGATGATGAAAAACATTTCTAGAGTGCAAAAAAAGAAAAACCAAAAATCAAAACCAGCCAAACCATGCCAATATCAAAACCAATTAATTTTATCAAATGGATAGAGGAAAATAGACATTTACTTAAACCACCAATTGGCAATCAACAAATTTTTAAGAATAATGAAGATTTCATTGTGATGGTAGTTGGCGGACCAAATTCACGAAAAGACTATCATTATAACGAGGGAGAAGAATTTTTCTACCAAATAGAGGGAGATATTACTCTCAAAGTGGTGACAGATGGGAAACCAGAGGACATTAATATAAAAGAAGGAGAAATCTTCCTCTTACCCCCTCGAACCCCACATAGCCCTAGAAGGCCAGCAAACACCATCGGTTTGGTTTTTGAAAGATATAGAAGAGAAGGGGAGCGAGATGGTTTTATTTGGCATTGTGAAAACTGTGGCGAAAAACTCTATGAAGAATATGCTGTTGTCACAGATATTGTCAATCAACTCCCACCGATTATGGATCGTTTTTGGTCAAACCCCGAACATACCACTTGCAAAAGTTGTGGGACTATCATGACCAAATAATTCTGATTCAAAATTTAGCCCAAAATCAAAAAAATGAAAGCATGAGTAATCAAATCAATTTTGAATACAGTTTGGATTTTGCC is drawn from Belliella baltica DSM 15883 and contains these coding sequences:
- a CDS encoding 3-hydroxyanthranilate 3,4-dioxygenase, encoding MPISKPINFIKWIEENRHLLKPPIGNQQIFKNNEDFIVMVVGGPNSRKDYHYNEGEEFFYQIEGDITLKVVTDGKPEDINIKEGEIFLLPPRTPHSPRRPANTIGLVFERYRREGERDGFIWHCENCGEKLYEEYAVVTDIVNQLPPIMDRFWSNPEHTTCKSCGTIMTK
- a CDS encoding dipeptidase is translated as MIQLPIVDTHCDLLSYLASVPGARADKVEDIACAVPFLKKGNVKLQILAIFTDVVPGSMDFASKQAAHFQEILATFSSDLQYATKDFLADLAQQEKIGVVTSIESASGLANERVPLQTAFDNLDKIIAQTGRVAYISLTHHKENRFGGGNYTEGIGLKDDGKRLLDYVAFKNIPIDLSHTSDLLAEGILNHIDQESLDIPILASHSNFRSIWNHKRNLTDEFVKEIIHRKGVIGVNFLRAFLDNDNPDRIYDHILYGLEKGAEDHICFGADYFYTVGFADIGREPFYFPNVENAGKYPDVLGNLSGRMSTEQLEKLAFKNAQNFFSRVWR
- a CDS encoding magnesium citrate secondary transporter yields the protein MPILDDFLAMPVVLGITLQILKWIHPLKNCFYFSKFQLLVGWLYFSFLFEVLLSAWSDIYTADIWDVVCYGIGTIIFDRLINRKS
- the prmC gene encoding peptide chain release factor N(5)-glutamine methyltransferase; its protein translation is MTLRTLFTTYSEKLQPIYGKQEAESLIFWLFEAFLKKGKMEILKDENLAKIPKNLEAAFSQLLEKVPIQYILGKAPFYGREFIVNSAVLIPRNETEELVHLIIKENKKLNLRILDIGTGSGCIPISLALEIPSSKIFALDISEDALRVAIENAEKNEARVEFFQTDILKEEIPIRNLDIIVSNPPYVCESEKSLMHENVLNFEPHLALFVKDNDPLIFYKIIAQKAKSSLILGGKLYFEINEALGQEIYDLLKELGYTEIAILKDLNNKDRIVKATF
- a CDS encoding sensor histidine kinase, producing MKISQKLLLYNLLSKGFILLIFLTAAPFLLKYFAILDTDNQLLDKKDEVLEIISEKGIDTFIEEENPSIGFGSYNILKEEYILLEQWQYDTKVDTIFVEDRILEREKVTYRVYSHTFTSDDNTYIIEIGRSIETINDIESILFNILISTLIVFLVLTSFLDSLYTERILLPFKRIITKKLSQIHEPQQFPYLPEKTSTDEFKLLDESITDMMKRIQKSFNQEREFISHASHELKTPISILQTKVETLFSSEGVSDRQMEKLMDMQLTIQKMKKTVNALLLISKVNNTQFLKNDSVSLNKIISELKEEWLALAEDKDISLRIKEKDSFIAQNSNKSLCNMMIQNALINALKYTPQGGTIVLKGKMSTKGYEISVNDSGPGISENLLNQVKDGIVFLNEVEKDKSGFGLQIMYKIALYLGVNIDIKSNSNGTEVSFLFPNS
- a CDS encoding response regulator transcription factor; its protein translation is MRVLLVEDEQQLGIEMIDFLEKEGYICNWSKNLKDASEKLAINPYDFVLLDLGLPDGNGLNLIKEINQYQKDVSIIILTARSEINDKVEGLEQGADDYLSKPFSLLELKARMQAIARRKGGWHSNILEIGDFQMDLNSKVVMHEKEEIPLTNKEFRLLHFLLINKNRVLNRFQLAEHLWGDHLDDDHQSNYIDVHIKNIRKKMGVFADMDWLETVRGLGYKIRR